One Coprococcus phoceensis DNA window includes the following coding sequences:
- the secA gene encoding preprotein translocase subunit SecA gives MSLLEKIFGTHSDHELKRIYPIVDRIEAMDEDMQKLTDEELRDKTKEFKERLANGETLDDILPEAFATVREAASRSLHMKHYRVQLIGGIVLHQGRIAEMRTGEGKTLVSTLPAYLNALAGKGVHIVTVNDYLAKRDAEWMGQVHRFLGLTVGVVLNEMDNDERREAYNCDITYVTNNELGFDYLRDNMVIYKEQLVQRGLSYAVIDEVDSVLIDEARTPLIISGQSGKSTKLYEACDILARQLERGEASGEFSKMNAIMGEDIEETGDFIVNEKEKNINLTEEGVKKVEKFFHIENLADPEHLEIQHNIILALRAHNLMFRDQDYVVADDQVMIVDEFTGRIMPGRRYSDGLHQAIEAKEHVKVKRESKTLATITFQNLFNKYEKKSGMTGTALTEEKEFRDIYGMDVVEIPTNLPVLRKDLDDAVYKTKDEKFKAVIEEIVRAHETGQPVLVGTITIETSELLSNMLKKRGIQHNVLNAKFHEMEAEIVAQAGVHGAVTIATNMAGRGTDIKLDDEAKAIGGLKIIGTERHESRRIDNQLRGRSGRQGDPGESRFYISLEDDLLRLFGSEKLMSVFNTLGVEDGEQIEHKMLSSAIEKAQKKLEGNNFGIRKNLLEYDQVMNEQREIIYEERRRVLDGESMRDSIYHMITEYVENTVDACASPDTESDEWDLDALNRDLYASLLLKPVAFEEVKEMSQKELKQMLKEHAVKGYEAKEAEFPEPEQLREIERVVLLKVIDAKWMDHIDDMDQLRQGIGLQAYGQRDPLVEYKMVGYDMFGAMTSAIAADTVRMLFHVQLEQKVEREQVAKVTGTNKDDTAAHEPKKRQEKKVYPNDPCPCGSGKKYKQCCGRK, from the coding sequence ATGAGCTTATTAGAAAAAATTTTTGGGACACACAGTGATCATGAGTTAAAGAGAATCTATCCGATTGTTGACCGCATTGAGGCGATGGACGAGGATATGCAGAAATTGACGGATGAAGAGTTGAGAGATAAAACAAAAGAGTTTAAAGAAAGACTGGCAAACGGGGAGACATTGGATGATATCCTTCCGGAAGCATTTGCGACAGTAAGAGAAGCGGCATCGAGATCACTTCATATGAAACATTACCGTGTGCAGCTGATCGGTGGTATTGTACTGCATCAGGGACGTATTGCGGAGATGAGAACAGGTGAAGGAAAGACTTTGGTATCGACACTTCCGGCGTATCTGAATGCGTTGGCGGGAAAAGGAGTACATATCGTAACAGTCAATGATTATCTTGCAAAGCGTGATGCGGAATGGATGGGACAAGTTCACAGATTTTTAGGACTTACAGTAGGCGTTGTTTTAAATGAGATGGACAACGACGAACGTCGTGAGGCATATAACTGTGACATCACATATGTGACAAACAATGAACTTGGATTCGATTACCTGAGAGATAATATGGTAATCTACAAAGAGCAGTTAGTACAGAGAGGACTTTCCTATGCGGTAATCGATGAGGTCGACTCTGTATTGATCGATGAGGCGAGAACACCACTTATTATTTCCGGTCAGAGTGGAAAGTCTACGAAGTTATACGAGGCTTGCGATATTCTTGCAAGACAGCTTGAACGTGGTGAGGCAAGCGGCGAGTTTTCTAAGATGAATGCGATCATGGGCGAGGACATCGAAGAGACAGGTGATTTTATCGTCAATGAGAAAGAGAAGAATATCAACCTGACAGAAGAAGGTGTGAAGAAGGTAGAAAAATTCTTCCACATCGAGAATCTTGCGGATCCGGAACATTTAGAGATCCAGCACAATATTATTTTGGCGCTTCGTGCACATAATTTGATGTTCAGAGATCAGGATTATGTTGTGGCGGATGATCAGGTTATGATCGTAGATGAATTTACCGGACGTATTATGCCGGGACGCCGTTATTCTGACGGACTTCATCAGGCAATTGAAGCGAAAGAGCATGTAAAAGTAAAACGAGAGAGCAAGACACTTGCGACAATCACATTCCAGAATCTGTTTAACAAATATGAAAAGAAGAGTGGTATGACAGGTACTGCTCTTACAGAAGAAAAAGAATTCCGTGATATTTACGGAATGGACGTAGTGGAGATTCCAACGAATCTTCCGGTTCTTCGTAAAGATTTGGATGATGCTGTATATAAGACAAAAGATGAAAAATTCAAAGCGGTAATCGAGGAAATCGTAAGAGCACATGAGACAGGACAGCCTGTACTTGTAGGTACTATTACAATTGAGACATCAGAACTTCTGAGCAATATGCTGAAGAAAAGAGGAATTCAGCACAATGTCCTTAATGCAAAATTCCATGAGATGGAAGCTGAGATTGTAGCACAGGCAGGTGTGCATGGCGCGGTTACAATCGCGACGAACATGGCAGGTCGTGGTACCGATATCAAGCTGGACGATGAGGCAAAGGCAATCGGAGGATTGAAGATTATTGGTACAGAGCGTCATGAGTCAAGACGTATTGACAATCAGCTCCGTGGTCGTTCCGGTAGACAGGGAGACCCGGGAGAATCCAGATTTTACATTTCTCTGGAAGATGATCTGCTGAGACTGTTCGGATCTGAAAAACTGATGAGCGTATTTAATACATTAGGTGTGGAAGATGGAGAACAGATTGAACATAAGATGTTGTCCAGCGCAATTGAAAAAGCACAGAAGAAGCTGGAAGGAAATAACTTTGGAATCCGTAAAAACCTGTTGGAATACGATCAGGTTATGAATGAACAAAGAGAGATCATCTACGAGGAAAGACGTCGAGTGCTTGATGGGGAGAGCATGAGAGATTCAATCTATCATATGATTACAGAGTATGTGGAGAACACAGTGGATGCGTGTGCATCTCCGGACACAGAATCTGATGAGTGGGATTTAGATGCATTGAACCGTGATCTGTATGCATCATTGCTTTTAAAACCAGTAGCGTTTGAAGAAGTAAAAGAGATGTCTCAGAAAGAATTGAAACAGATGTTAAAAGAACATGCAGTGAAAGGATATGAGGCAAAAGAGGCTGAGTTCCCAGAACCAGAACAGCTGCGTGAGATTGAACGTGTTGTCCTTTTGAAGGTAATCGACGCAAAATGGATGGATCACATTGATGATATGGATCAGCTTCGTCAGGGAATCGGTCTTCAGGCATATGGACAGAGAGATCCGCTTGTAGAGTACAAGATGGTTGGATATGATATGTTTGGAGCGATGACATCTGCAATTGCAGCAGATACAGTTCGTATGTTGTTCCATGTTCAGCTTGAACAGAAGGTGGAAAGAGAACAGGTTGCAAAAGTAACCGGCACAAACAAAGATGATACGGCAGCGCATGAACCGAAGAAACGTCAGGAAAAGAAAGTTTATCCAAATGATCCTTGCCCATGTGGAAGCGGTAAAAAATACAAACAGTGCTGTGGAAGAAAATAA
- the prfB gene encoding peptide chain release factor 2 (programmed frameshift), giving the protein MVELDQFKSILNSYEEPLKEMGIHFDLSGKEKQVEELERKIEEPGFWENTENSQVVMKELKSLKDFLEKVSQLTTSYEDIGVLIEMAYDENDESLVPEIESELTAFQQGYEEIRIQTLLSGEYDKDNAIVTLHAGAGGTESCDWANMLYRMYTRWAERKGFSVEVLDFLDGDVAGLKAVTFQVNGENAYGYLKSEKGVHRLVRISPFNAAGKRQTSFASCDVVPDIEDDIDIELNDDDLKIDTYRASGAGGQHVNKTSSAIRITHIPTGIVVQCQNERSQHNNKEKAMQMLKAKLYLLKEQEQAEKVSDIRGEIKEIGFGNQIRSYVMQPYTLVKDHRTNVESGNVSSVLDGNIDLFMNAYLKAQSMEE; this is encoded by the exons GTGGTCGAATTAGATCAGTTTAAAAGTATATTAAACTCATATGAAGAACCATTGAAGGAAATG GGGATTCACTTTGACCTGTCTGGAAAAGAAAAACAGGTAGAAGAGTTAGAACGAAAGATAGAAGAACCGGGATTTTGGGAGAATACGGAAAATTCTCAGGTGGTCATGAAAGAACTGAAGAGTCTGAAAGATTTTTTGGAGAAAGTATCACAGCTTACAACAAGTTATGAGGATATCGGTGTTTTGATTGAGATGGCATATGATGAGAATGATGAAAGTCTTGTGCCGGAGATTGAAAGTGAACTGACTGCATTTCAACAAGGATATGAGGAGATTCGTATTCAGACCTTGCTTTCCGGGGAATATGATAAAGACAATGCAATTGTGACACTGCATGCAGGAGCAGGCGGAACAGAGTCCTGTGACTGGGCGAATATGTTATACCGTATGTATACAAGATGGGCGGAGCGAAAAGGATTTTCCGTGGAAGTGCTGGACTTTTTGGACGGAGATGTAGCCGGCTTAAAGGCAGTTACTTTTCAGGTGAATGGAGAGAATGCCTACGGGTATCTCAAGTCGGAAAAAGGGGTACACCGTCTTGTGCGCATTTCGCCGTTTAATGCGGCTGGAAAACGACAGACATCGTTTGCATCTTGTGATGTTGTTCCGGATATTGAGGACGATATTGACATTGAACTCAATGACGATGATCTGAAAATTGATACATACAGGGCAAGTGGTGCGGGAGGTCAGCATGTCAACAAGACATCTTCGGCAATCCGTATTACACATATTCCTACTGGAATTGTAGTGCAGTGCCAGAATGAGCGCTCGCAGCATAATAATAAAGAGAAGGCAATGCAGATGCTGAAGGCAAAGCTGTATCTGCTGAAAGAACAGGAACAGGCAGAAAAGGTGTCAGACATTCGTGGAGAGATAAAAGAAATTGGATTTGGCAATCAGATCCGCTCTTATGTCATGCAGCCATATACATTGGTGAAAGATCATCGGACGAATGTAGAAAGCGGAAATGTGTCGAGTGTGCTGGACGGAAACATTGATCTGTTTATGAACGCATACTTAAAAGCACAGAGCATGGAGGAGTAA
- a CDS encoding aspartate kinase, giving the protein MLIVKKFGGTSVANKERIYNVARRCIEDYKKGHSVVVVLSAMGDTTDDLLALANDINPKANKRELDMLLTTGEQVSVSLMAMAMHAMDVPAVSLNAFQVGMNCTSRYGNARFKRIDTDRINHELDSRKIVIVTGFQGITKYDDYATLGRGGSDTTAVALAAVLHADLCEIYTDVDGVYTADPRIVPNARKLPEITYDEMLELATAGAKVLHNRSVEMAKKYSVPMVVRSSLNESEGTIVKEVVKMEKMLITGVAADKNTARISVIGVEDRPGIAFKIFNKLAKNNINVDIILQSVGRDGTKDISFTVSQDDLKDALTILEENKEPLTIKNITHNEGVAKVSIVGAGMMTNPGVASKLFEALFNYGININMISTSEIRITVLVEESEIDKAVRAIHEKFDLAE; this is encoded by the coding sequence ATGTTAATTGTAAAGAAATTCGGCGGAACATCCGTCGCAAATAAAGAGAGAATTTACAATGTTGCAAGACGCTGCATTGAAGATTATAAAAAAGGACACAGTGTTGTAGTTGTTCTTTCGGCAATGGGAGATACGACAGATGATTTGCTTGCACTTGCAAATGATATCAATCCAAAGGCAAACAAGAGAGAACTGGATATGCTTTTGACAACAGGAGAGCAAGTGTCAGTTTCGCTCATGGCAATGGCTATGCATGCGATGGATGTGCCGGCAGTGTCATTGAATGCATTTCAGGTGGGGATGAACTGTACCTCCAGATACGGAAATGCCAGATTTAAGAGAATTGACACAGACCGTATCAATCATGAACTGGATTCCAGAAAGATCGTAATTGTGACAGGCTTTCAGGGAATTACGAAATACGATGATTACGCCACACTTGGACGAGGTGGTTCTGATACGACAGCGGTAGCACTTGCGGCAGTATTGCACGCAGATTTGTGCGAGATTTATACAGATGTAGATGGTGTCTATACGGCAGATCCTAGAATTGTTCCGAATGCAAGAAAACTCCCAGAGATCACATATGATGAGATGCTGGAACTTGCAACGGCAGGTGCAAAAGTTCTGCACAATCGTTCCGTGGAGATGGCGAAAAAATACAGTGTTCCGATGGTTGTGCGTTCAAGTTTGAATGAATCAGAAGGAACGATTGTCAAGGAGGTAGTAAAAATGGAGAAAATGTTAATTACCGGTGTGGCTGCGGATAAGAATACAGCCAGAATTTCAGTGATTGGAGTGGAAGACAGACCGGGTATTGCGTTTAAAATATTCAACAAACTTGCGAAAAATAATATTAATGTAGATATTATCCTTCAGTCCGTAGGACGTGACGGAACAAAGGATATTTCATTTACAGTTTCGCAGGATGACCTGAAAGATGCACTTACTATACTGGAAGAGAACAAAGAACCTTTGACGATTAAGAATATTACACACAATGAAGGTGTGGCAAAAGTTTCAATCGTGGGTGCTGGAATGATGACAAATCCGGGAGTTGCATCCAAATTGTTTGAGGCATTGTTTAATTACGGAATCAATATTAATATGATTTCCACATCTGAGATTCGAATCACAGTGTTGGTAGAGGAGTCAGAGATTGACAAAGCGGTGCGTGCGATTCACGAGAAATTTGATCTTGCAGAATAA
- a CDS encoding DJ-1 family glyoxalase III, which produces MEKKVCVFLADGFEEIEGLTVVDLLRRAGIFVTTVSITGKLQIRGSHDICVQADKLFEEMDYEEQDMVVLPGGMPGTIHLEEHEGVKNVLEKYYEEKKYIAAICAAPSIFGKMGFLKERKATSYPSKEAELFGAEVVKDSVVVSDFIITSRGLGTAIDFSLALIGLLLNKEKAEEIKDSVIYQCK; this is translated from the coding sequence ATGGAAAAAAAGGTTTGCGTATTTTTGGCAGATGGGTTTGAAGAGATTGAAGGACTGACTGTTGTGGATCTGCTAAGAAGAGCAGGAATTTTTGTGACAACAGTATCGATTACAGGTAAATTGCAGATTCGCGGTTCACATGATATTTGTGTTCAGGCAGATAAATTATTTGAAGAAATGGATTATGAGGAGCAGGACATGGTTGTGCTGCCGGGCGGAATGCCTGGAACGATTCATTTGGAAGAACACGAAGGCGTGAAAAATGTATTGGAAAAATACTATGAAGAGAAAAAATATATTGCGGCAATCTGTGCGGCGCCGAGTATTTTCGGAAAGATGGGCTTTTTAAAAGAAAGAAAGGCGACTTCTTATCCGAGCAAAGAGGCGGAGCTTTTCGGAGCAGAGGTAGTGAAAGATTCTGTTGTTGTGTCTGATTTTATCATTACAAGCAGAGGTCTGGGGACAGCGATTGATTTTTCACTTGCGCTGATCGGGCTTCTTTTGAACAAGGAAAAGGCGGAGGAGATCAAAGACTCTGTCATCTATCAATGTAAATAG
- a CDS encoding CYTH domain-containing protein: MEIERKYLISSLPEHLEQYPHRQLEQGYLSTSPVVRVRKDDDKYELTYKSKGLMVREEHNLPLTKESYEHLRTKIDGRLITKKRYCIPYGIYTIELDIFEGDLAPLVLAEVEFPTEQEANAFTPPDWFIEDVTFSPLYHNSFLSQLQHK, translated from the coding sequence ATGGAAATTGAACGCAAATATTTAATCAGCTCCCTGCCGGAGCATCTCGAACAATATCCCCATCGTCAGCTCGAACAGGGATATTTATCCACATCTCCTGTCGTGCGTGTGCGAAAAGACGATGACAAGTATGAGTTAACCTACAAATCTAAAGGACTTATGGTTCGTGAAGAACACAATCTTCCACTCACAAAGGAATCCTATGAACATCTGCGCACTAAAATCGACGGCAGACTGATCACCAAAAAGCGCTACTGCATCCCCTATGGCATATACACCATTGAATTAGACATTTTTGAGGGCGATCTTGCACCGCTTGTTCTCGCCGAGGTAGAATTTCCTACCGAGCAGGAAGCGAATGCATTCACCCCACCGGACTGGTTCATCGAAGATGTCACTTTCTCACCTCTTTACCACAACAGTTTTTTAAGTCAACTTCAGCACAAATAA
- a CDS encoding homoserine dehydrogenase — MTKIAVLGYGTVGSGVVEVIQTNRDLINQKTGDSLEIKYILDLKEFPGSPIEKLIVHDFEEIVNDEEIKVVVEVMGGVEPAYTFVKRSLLAGKNVATSNKALVAKHGAELLAIAKEKNLNFLFEASVGGGIPIIRPLNTSLSADDIEEITGILNGTTNYMLSKMYHEDADYDAVLKEAQMMGYAERDPSADVDGHDACRKIAILSSLICGKQVEFEDIYTEGITDITLQDMQYAKAMGMKIKLLATCRKNGERLGAVVAPCLLGKKHPLYNVEDVFNAIFIKGNMLGDAMFYGSGAGKLPTASAVVADVIEAAKYPRQSMMTVWSEEKMVLEDKSERENRFFVRIKGTEALKEELEQTFGEITVIKPEGVEGEFGFVTSVMKEGDFERGAEKYPQIQKMLRVKE; from the coding sequence ATGACAAAAATAGCAGTATTAGGATATGGAACAGTTGGATCCGGAGTTGTGGAAGTAATTCAGACAAACCGGGATTTAATCAATCAAAAAACAGGGGATTCTTTAGAAATTAAATATATTTTGGATTTGAAAGAATTTCCGGGAAGTCCTATAGAAAAATTGATTGTACATGATTTTGAAGAGATTGTAAATGATGAAGAGATCAAAGTCGTGGTAGAAGTGATGGGCGGAGTTGAACCGGCATATACCTTTGTAAAGAGAAGTCTTTTGGCGGGGAAAAATGTGGCGACCTCCAACAAAGCGCTTGTGGCAAAGCATGGTGCAGAGCTGCTTGCTATTGCAAAAGAAAAGAATTTGAATTTCTTATTTGAGGCGAGTGTTGGCGGCGGTATTCCGATTATCCGTCCTTTGAATACGTCGCTTTCGGCGGATGATATTGAGGAGATTACCGGAATTTTGAACGGTACGACCAACTATATGCTTAGTAAGATGTATCACGAAGATGCAGATTATGATGCAGTGTTGAAAGAAGCTCAGATGATGGGATATGCAGAGCGTGACCCGAGCGCAGACGTGGATGGTCACGATGCATGCAGAAAGATTGCAATTTTATCTTCTTTGATTTGTGGGAAACAAGTGGAGTTTGAGGACATTTATACGGAGGGAATCACCGATATTACTTTGCAGGATATGCAGTATGCAAAGGCGATGGGAATGAAGATCAAGCTGCTTGCAACCTGCAGAAAGAACGGCGAAAGATTAGGAGCAGTCGTGGCACCTTGTCTTTTAGGGAAAAAACATCCGCTCTACAATGTAGAAGATGTATTTAATGCGATTTTTATAAAAGGAAATATGCTTGGAGATGCAATGTTCTATGGAAGCGGAGCAGGAAAACTCCCGACGGCAAGCGCAGTTGTGGCTGATGTTATTGAAGCGGCAAAATATCCGAGACAGAGTATGATGACAGTCTGGTCAGAGGAAAAAATGGTTTTAGAAGACAAAAGTGAGCGAGAAAATCGTTTCTTTGTACGCATAAAGGGGACAGAGGCGTTAAAAGAAGAATTGGAACAGACTTTTGGCGAGATTACAGTTATAAAGCCTGAAGGCGTGGAAGGTGAATTTGGTTTCGTGACATCAGTTATGAAAGAGGGCGATTTTGAAAGAGGTGCAGAAAAATATCCTCAGATTCAAAAAATGCTCCGGGTGAAAGAATAA
- the tig gene encoding trigger factor, with product MSLQVENMEKNMAKLTIEVSAEELEKAIQGAYLKQRNKISVPGFRKGKVPRQMIEKMYGVGIFYEDAANALIPTAYGKAYDECELDIVSQPKVEVVQLEKGKPFIFTAEVAVKPEVTLGEYKGLSVDKVSNRVTAKEIDAKLEEEQKKNARTVVVEDRAVQDGDEVVLDFEGFVDGVAFEGGKGENYPLTIGSGSFIPGFEEQLIGAEAEKEVEVNVTFPEEYHSEDLAGKAAVFKCTVHEIKAKELPELDDEFAAEVSEFDTLDAYKADIKAKIKEQKIADGNRKKEDQAVEKAVANATMEIPEAMIDTQVNQMAQDFAQRIQQQGLSMEQYFQFTGMTAESMMEELRPQAVKRIETRLVLEAIAKAENIEITDERIDEELAKMAEAYKMEVEKLKEFMGENEKEQMKMDLAVQDAVTFLVDNAVEE from the coding sequence ATGAGTTTACAAGTAGAAAACATGGAAAAAAATATGGCGAAACTTACAATCGAAGTTTCCGCTGAAGAATTAGAAAAAGCAATTCAGGGTGCGTACTTAAAACAGAGAAATAAAATCAGCGTGCCTGGATTCCGTAAAGGGAAAGTACCACGTCAGATGATCGAAAAAATGTACGGTGTAGGAATCTTTTATGAAGATGCAGCGAATGCGTTAATTCCAACAGCATACGGAAAAGCATATGACGAATGTGAATTAGATATCGTTTCACAGCCAAAAGTAGAAGTAGTACAGTTAGAAAAAGGAAAACCATTTATCTTCACAGCAGAAGTTGCTGTAAAACCAGAAGTAACTTTAGGAGAATACAAAGGACTTTCTGTAGATAAAGTTTCTAACAGAGTAACAGCAAAAGAGATCGACGCGAAATTAGAAGAAGAACAGAAGAAGAATGCAAGAACAGTTGTAGTGGAAGACCGTGCAGTACAGGACGGAGATGAAGTAGTATTAGACTTCGAAGGATTTGTTGACGGTGTTGCATTTGAAGGTGGAAAAGGTGAGAACTATCCATTGACAATCGGTTCAGGATCTTTCATTCCGGGATTTGAAGAACAATTAATCGGCGCTGAAGCAGAAAAAGAAGTAGAAGTGAATGTGACATTCCCAGAAGAATATCATTCAGAAGATTTAGCAGGAAAAGCTGCAGTGTTCAAATGTACAGTACATGAGATCAAAGCAAAAGAACTTCCTGAATTAGATGATGAATTTGCAGCAGAAGTATCTGAATTTGATACATTAGATGCTTACAAAGCAGATATCAAAGCAAAAATCAAAGAACAGAAGATTGCAGACGGTAATAGAAAGAAAGAAGACCAGGCAGTAGAAAAAGCTGTTGCAAACGCAACAATGGAGATTCCAGAGGCAATGATCGATACACAGGTAAATCAGATGGCTCAGGATTTCGCACAGAGAATTCAGCAGCAGGGACTTTCTATGGAACAGTACTTCCAGTTCACAGGAATGACAGCTGAGAGCATGATGGAAGAATTAAGACCACAGGCTGTAAAACGTATTGAGACAAGACTTGTACTTGAAGCAATTGCAAAAGCTGAAAATATCGAGATTACAGATGAAAGAATCGATGAAGAATTAGCGAAGATGGCAGAAGCTTACAAGATGGAAGTAGAAAAATTAAAAGAATTCATGGGAGAAAATGAAAAAGAACAGATGAAGATGGATTTAGCTGTTCAAGATGCTGTGACATTCTTAGTAGATAATGCTGTAGAAGAATAA
- a CDS encoding cofactor-independent phosphoglycerate mutase, with protein MKYIIVLGDGMADEPIEKLSGKTPLEAADKPTMDRLAKKGEVGLAYMVPEGMSPGSDTANLSVLGYDPKIYYTGRSPLEALSIGVDMKKTDVSFRCNLVTLSEEESCYEEKRMVDHSSSEISTEDAAVLMEALKEGLKREGYEFYVGTSYRHLLVWKEGKVIELTPPHDILTKKIGEYLPENEVFCDMMKKSYEILSAHPLNQKRKEQGLNPANSAWFWGAGTRPNLMSFEEKTGKKGVMISAVDLLKGLAVGSEMDKILVEGANGGLHTNYEGKANAAADALLNHGYDFAYVHVEAPDEMGHQGLLNEKIESIEYLDKRVTRLIVEALEKAGEDYRILVLPDHPTPIRVRTHTKDPVPYLLYDSRKELGSQEEYSEKTAKESGIVWKEGYRLIDCLLEI; from the coding sequence ATGAAATATATCATAGTCTTAGGAGATGGGATGGCGGATGAACCGATTGAAAAATTGTCGGGGAAGACACCGCTTGAAGCAGCAGATAAACCGACGATGGACAGACTTGCAAAAAAAGGTGAGGTAGGACTTGCCTATATGGTTCCGGAAGGAATGAGTCCGGGAAGTGATACAGCAAATCTGTCAGTACTTGGATATGATCCAAAGATTTATTATACAGGCCGCTCGCCGCTCGAGGCGCTCAGCATCGGGGTGGATATGAAAAAGACAGATGTGTCATTTCGGTGTAATCTGGTAACGCTTTCGGAAGAAGAAAGCTGTTATGAAGAAAAGAGAATGGTGGATCACAGCTCCAGCGAGATCAGTACTGAGGACGCGGCAGTTTTGATGGAAGCACTGAAGGAAGGGCTGAAAAGAGAAGGATATGAGTTCTATGTGGGAACGAGTTACCGTCACTTGCTTGTGTGGAAGGAAGGAAAAGTGATAGAGCTGACCCCGCCGCATGACATTTTGACGAAGAAAATCGGAGAGTATCTGCCGGAAAATGAAGTGTTCTGTGATATGATGAAGAAAAGTTATGAGATATTGTCTGCACATCCTCTGAATCAGAAAAGAAAAGAGCAGGGGCTCAATCCGGCGAATTCTGCATGGTTCTGGGGAGCAGGCACAAGGCCGAATCTGATGTCTTTTGAAGAAAAGACAGGAAAGAAAGGTGTTATGATCTCGGCGGTGGACCTGCTGAAAGGGCTTGCAGTTGGGTCTGAGATGGATAAGATTTTGGTGGAAGGAGCCAATGGAGGACTTCATACGAACTATGAAGGAAAGGCAAATGCAGCTGCGGATGCACTTTTGAATCATGGATATGATTTTGCTTATGTGCATGTGGAGGCACCGGATGAGATGGGACATCAAGGATTGTTGAATGAGAAAATAGAATCAATCGAGTATCTTGATAAGCGGGTGACACGGCTTATTGTAGAAGCCTTAGAAAAAGCGGGCGAAGATTATCGAATATTGGTTCTTCCGGATCATCCAACACCGATCCGAGTTCGGACACATACAAAAGATCCGGTTCCATATCTGCTTTATGACAGCAGAAAAGAATTGGGAAGTCAGGAAGAATATAGCGAAAAGACCGCAAAAGAAAGCGGAATTGTCTGGAAAGAAGGCTATCGTCTGATTGACTGCCTGTTAGAGATATAG
- the clpP gene encoding ATP-dependent Clp endopeptidase proteolytic subunit ClpP — protein MSVIPYVIEQTSRGERSYDIYSRLLKERIIFLGEEVTDASASVIIAQLLFLEGEDPEKDIHLYINSPGGSVSAGLAIYDTMQYIKCDVSTICIGMAASMGSFLLSGGKKGKRYALPNAEIMIHQPLGGAQGQATEIQIAAEHILKTRQKLNTILAENTGQSLEKIQADTERDNFMSAQEAKEYGLVDEVIASH, from the coding sequence ATGAGCGTAATACCTTATGTCATTGAGCAGACAAGCCGCGGCGAGCGTTCATATGACATTTATTCAAGATTACTGAAGGAAAGAATTATCTTTTTGGGGGAAGAGGTAACTGATGCATCAGCAAGTGTAATTATTGCCCAGCTGCTATTTTTAGAAGGTGAAGATCCGGAGAAAGATATTCATCTTTATATCAACAGCCCAGGCGGTTCCGTATCAGCAGGTTTGGCTATTTATGATACAATGCAGTATATCAAATGTGACGTATCCACAATTTGTATTGGTATGGCTGCAAGTATGGGATCATTCTTATTGTCAGGCGGAAAGAAAGGGAAAAGATATGCCCTTCCGAATGCAGAGATTATGATTCACCAGCCATTAGGCGGAGCACAGGGACAAGCGACAGAGATTCAGATTGCAGCAGAACATATTTTAAAGACAAGACAGAAGTTGAACACGATTTTGGCAGAAAATACAGGACAGAGTCTTGAGAAGATTCAGGCAGACACAGAACGTGATAACTTTATGTCAGCACAAGAAGCAAAAGAATACGGACTGGTAGACGAAGTGATTGCCAGCCATTAA
- a CDS encoding ACT domain-containing protein, which yields MMDKTKYFVVKKKALPEVLIKVVEAKRLLASERGLTIQEATDQIGISRSSFYKYKDDIFPFHENEKGQTITLVVQMDDTPGLLAEILRDVAEYGANILTIHQSIPLNGVATLTLSVEILSTTGNISDMVAEIEENQGVHYLKIVGRE from the coding sequence ATCATGGATAAGACAAAATACTTTGTAGTCAAGAAAAAAGCGTTGCCGGAAGTCCTTATCAAAGTGGTGGAAGCAAAGAGACTGCTGGCGTCTGAGAGAGGATTGACGATACAGGAAGCAACAGATCAGATTGGAATTAGCAGGAGTTCTTTTTATAAATACAAAGACGATATTTTCCCGTTTCATGAAAATGAAAAAGGGCAGACGATTACCTTGGTGGTGCAGATGGATGACACACCGGGGCTTCTTGCTGAAATTTTGAGAGATGTCGCAGAATACGGTGCGAATATACTGACTATACATCAGAGTATTCCACTGAACGGAGTGGCGACTTTGACTTTGAGTGTAGAGATTTTATCTACAACCGGAAATATATCCGATATGGTTGCGGAGATAGAGGAAAATCAAGGTGTTCACTATTTGAAAATTGTAGGCAGGGAGTAA